From the Gallaecimonas mangrovi genome, one window contains:
- a CDS encoding NAD(P)/FAD-dependent oxidoreductase, whose amino-acid sequence MDSQREHTQSYYRASVKGLKNRPPLEEAISADVCIVGGGFSGVATALELAEKGLNVVLLEARRIGWGASGRNGGQLVRGLGHDLQRFTHQLGQDGVAALDAMGFEAIDIVRERVERYQIDCDLKWGYCDLADKPRHIRELEAEYQALKDKAYRHSITLLDKDALQAHVGSDKYLGGMLDMGSGHLQPLNLCLAEAALAEQNGARLFELSEVISLSGNGPYRVKTLTGSVKADKLVLCGNGYMGMLEPRIGAKVLPAGSYLLATAPLPKALWQQILPSDVAACDLNIALDYFRLSADKRLIFGGMCNYSGRDPKDIRAAMVPKMLKVFPALKGVNIDYAWAGMLGIGANRLPQIGELTPGFFYAQAYSGHGINASHLAARVIGEAISGKRDRFTLFNQINHRNFPGGPWLRPWLLATGMLYHRFKELL is encoded by the coding sequence ATGGATAGCCAAAGGGAACACACCCAGTCCTATTACCGGGCCAGCGTCAAAGGCCTGAAAAACCGCCCGCCACTGGAAGAAGCTATTAGCGCCGACGTTTGTATTGTTGGTGGCGGCTTTAGCGGCGTGGCCACCGCCCTGGAACTGGCCGAAAAAGGCCTTAATGTGGTGCTGTTAGAAGCCCGTCGCATTGGCTGGGGAGCCAGTGGCCGTAACGGCGGGCAACTGGTTAGAGGCCTTGGCCACGACCTGCAGCGTTTTACCCATCAGCTTGGCCAAGATGGGGTTGCCGCGTTAGATGCCATGGGCTTTGAAGCCATTGATATTGTGCGTGAGCGGGTTGAGCGCTACCAAATTGATTGCGATCTTAAGTGGGGTTATTGCGATCTTGCCGACAAGCCCCGCCATATCCGCGAGCTTGAGGCCGAATATCAGGCGCTTAAAGACAAAGCCTACCGCCATTCCATCACCTTGTTAGACAAAGACGCCCTTCAAGCCCATGTTGGCTCTGATAAGTACCTAGGCGGCATGCTGGATATGGGCAGCGGCCATTTGCAGCCACTGAATTTGTGTTTAGCCGAAGCCGCCCTCGCCGAGCAAAACGGCGCCCGCCTTTTTGAACTCAGTGAAGTCATTAGCCTAAGCGGCAATGGCCCTTACCGAGTAAAAACCCTGACCGGCAGTGTTAAGGCCGACAAACTGGTGCTGTGCGGTAACGGCTATATGGGCATGCTCGAGCCGCGCATTGGCGCCAAAGTGCTACCAGCCGGCAGTTATCTGTTAGCCACAGCGCCGCTGCCTAAAGCGCTTTGGCAGCAAATATTGCCCAGCGATGTTGCCGCCTGCGATCTTAATATTGCGTTGGACTATTTTCGGCTGTCGGCCGACAAGCGGCTTATTTTTGGCGGCATGTGCAATTATTCCGGGCGCGACCCTAAAGACATTCGCGCCGCCATGGTGCCAAAGATGCTCAAGGTTTTTCCCGCCCTAAAGGGCGTTAACATCGACTATGCCTGGGCCGGCATGCTGGGTATTGGTGCTAACCGCTTGCCGCAAATTGGCGAGCTAACCCCGGGCTTTTTTTACGCGCAGGCCTACTCGGGGCACGGGATAAACGCCAGCCATTTGGCCGCAAGGGTGATAGGCGAAGCCATCAGTGGCAAGCGTGATCGCTTCACCCTTTTCAACCAAATAAACCACCGCAATTTCCCCGGTGGCCCCTGGCTTCGGCCCTGGCTGCTGGCCACCGGCATGCTCTATCACCGCTTTAAAGAACTGCTGTAA
- a CDS encoding NAD(P)/FAD-dependent oxidoreductase has product MVSNPVLTAAYPPPYLEGQSPLHCPPLTEAISVDVAVVGAGLTGLNTALELASAGLKVAVLEAQVIGAGASGRSGGQVLVGYEQSLDGLKHINDAERQELWALSVAAVRRVRNQVATYRIPCNWQSGVVIAAVKPRQIKRLEAKARTLAALDVSLWDKNALQNNLASCRYLGALFDPLSGHLNPLAYTLGLARIAKEKGATIFEHSPVTAYQPAGDKLVLSTPQGQVAARQLVLAGNAYLGNLAPPLARRILPFTSSIAATAPLPAGLASQLIPGRFALFDLNTLLDYFRLDSHNRLIFGGRISAGPTPPKSLLLQLRKRMLRVFPQLAEHPFEHHWHGRLALSRYQFPDVGQLAANVYYAQGYSGQGMALAGQCGEAIAKAILGDKTQLALLSLLPQGYLPSPALAQWAGALGLAFARLKDWR; this is encoded by the coding sequence ATGGTATCTAACCCAGTTCTAACGGCTGCCTACCCACCACCTTACCTGGAGGGGCAAAGCCCCTTGCATTGCCCGCCACTGACCGAAGCCATTTCGGTTGATGTTGCCGTTGTTGGCGCCGGTCTTACCGGCCTTAACACCGCTTTGGAATTGGCGAGTGCCGGGCTCAAGGTGGCGGTGCTGGAAGCGCAAGTTATTGGCGCTGGCGCCTCAGGAAGAAGTGGCGGCCAAGTGTTGGTGGGGTACGAGCAAAGCCTTGATGGCCTTAAGCATATTAATGACGCCGAGCGCCAAGAGCTGTGGGCGCTGTCGGTGGCGGCAGTAAGACGGGTGCGCAACCAGGTTGCGACCTATCGCATTCCCTGCAATTGGCAAAGTGGTGTGGTGATAGCGGCCGTCAAGCCGCGCCAGATAAAACGCCTTGAAGCCAAAGCCCGCACCTTAGCTGCCCTTGATGTCAGCCTTTGGGACAAAAATGCCCTGCAAAATAACCTTGCCAGCTGCCGCTATCTTGGCGCGCTATTTGACCCCTTATCGGGGCACCTTAATCCGCTTGCTTACACCTTGGGGTTGGCACGAATAGCCAAGGAGAAGGGCGCCACCATTTTTGAGCACTCACCGGTAACGGCTTATCAGCCCGCTGGTGACAAGCTGGTTTTATCGACACCGCAGGGCCAGGTGGCGGCCCGCCAGCTGGTACTGGCGGGCAATGCCTATTTGGGGAATTTGGCGCCGCCGCTGGCAAGGCGCATTTTGCCTTTTACCAGCTCCATTGCCGCCACCGCACCGCTGCCTGCGGGTTTGGCAAGCCAACTGATACCGGGGCGCTTTGCGCTTTTTGATCTTAACACCTTGCTCGACTACTTTCGGCTTGATAGCCACAACCGGCTTATCTTTGGTGGCCGGATCAGCGCCGGGCCAACACCGCCGAAAAGCCTACTGCTTCAGCTGCGCAAACGCATGTTAAGGGTGTTCCCACAACTGGCCGAACATCCCTTTGAGCACCATTGGCATGGGCGCCTGGCCCTTAGCCGTTACCAATTTCCTGATGTTGGTCAACTGGCCGCCAATGTTTATTACGCCCAAGGCTACAGCGGCCAAGGTATGGCGCTTGCCGGCCAATGTGGCGAGGCCATTGCCAAGGCGATATTGGGAGATAAAACCCAGTTGGCGCTGTTATCGCTGCTGCCACAAGGTTATTTGCCATCCCCAGCGCTGGCGCAGTGGGCGGGGGCTTTGGGGTTGGCGTTTGCAAGGTTAAAAGACTGGCGATAA
- a CDS encoding NAD(P)/FAD-dependent oxidoreductase, whose translation MPIRYPSSYYAATAPITARPALSDKRQTQVCVLGGGFSGLSTALHLLEKGFEVIVLEAAGIGFGASGRNGGQMVHSYSRDLDVIEKSCGMDTARAMGEMAFEGNRIIRQRIEKYGIECDLKDGGAFVALNPRQRQGLSHHQALWQRYGYQQLELLEKDRLGELVDSPRYEAALLDHGAGHLHPLKLALGQARAIESLGGQIFEQSAVTQVDKGAKVRVHTASGLVEADYLVVAGNAYLGNLLPPLASKAMPCGTQIVTTEPLDASLAQSLIPNGYCIEDCNYLLDYYRLTADNRLLYGGGVTYGGGDPANIEAAIRPNLEATFPQLKGVKLDYHWGGDFLLTLNRLPQLGRLDSNIFYAQGYSGHGVTTTHLAGKVLAEAIAGASQRFDVFASLPHLPFPGGRALRVPLTALGAFWYSLRDKAGF comes from the coding sequence ATGCCCATCCGCTACCCAAGCTCTTATTACGCCGCCACCGCGCCCATCACGGCACGGCCGGCGCTTAGCGATAAGCGCCAAACCCAGGTCTGTGTACTTGGCGGCGGCTTTTCCGGGCTTTCTACTGCGCTGCATCTTTTAGAAAAAGGCTTTGAGGTGATAGTGCTGGAAGCGGCTGGCATTGGTTTTGGCGCCAGCGGCCGCAACGGCGGCCAGATGGTGCACAGCTACAGCCGGGACCTGGACGTTATCGAAAAAAGCTGCGGTATGGACACCGCCCGCGCCATGGGCGAAATGGCCTTTGAAGGTAACCGCATCATTCGCCAGCGTATTGAAAAATACGGCATCGAATGCGACCTCAAAGACGGCGGCGCCTTTGTTGCCCTTAACCCGCGCCAACGCCAAGGGCTTAGCCACCACCAAGCACTTTGGCAGCGTTACGGCTACCAACAGTTAGAGCTGTTGGAAAAAGACCGTTTAGGGGAATTGGTGGATTCCCCCCGCTATGAAGCGGCATTACTGGACCATGGCGCTGGCCATTTGCATCCGTTAAAGCTGGCTTTGGGCCAAGCCCGGGCCATTGAAAGCTTAGGCGGGCAGATTTTTGAGCAATCGGCAGTAACCCAGGTAGATAAAGGGGCCAAGGTACGGGTGCATACCGCCAGCGGCTTGGTTGAAGCCGACTATTTAGTGGTGGCGGGCAATGCTTATTTGGGTAACTTGCTGCCGCCACTTGCCAGTAAGGCCATGCCCTGCGGCACCCAAATTGTCACCACCGAGCCGTTAGATGCCAGCTTGGCGCAAAGCCTAATACCCAACGGCTATTGCATTGAAGACTGTAACTATCTGCTCGATTACTACCGCCTTACCGCTGACAACCGCCTTTTGTATGGTGGTGGTGTCACCTACGGCGGTGGCGACCCGGCTAACATTGAAGCGGCCATTCGCCCTAATCTTGAAGCCACATTTCCACAGTTAAAAGGGGTAAAACTCGACTATCACTGGGGCGGCGATTTTCTTTTGACCCTCAATCGCTTGCCGCAGCTGGGACGCTTAGATAGCAACATTTTCTATGCCCAGGGCTACAGTGGCCATGGCGTAACCACCACCCACTTAGCGGGTAAAGTGCTGGCCGAAGCCATCGCCGGGGCCAGCCAGCGTTTTGATGTGTTCGCCTCTCTGCCCCACCTGCCCTTTCCTGGCGGCCGGGCCCTTAGGGTACCACTCACGGCCCTAGGCGCTTTTTGGTACAGCCTTCGCGACAAAGCCGGGTTTTAA
- a CDS encoding omega-aminotransferase AptA gives MRTATQTEAMDAFWMPFTANRQFKKAPRMLVSASGMYYQDQQGHSVLDGTAGLWCCNAGHGRQEIAAAISQQATQLDYAPCFQMGHPLPFAFAERLADLAPKGLDKVFFTNSGSESVDTALKVALAYQRLIGQGSRTRIIGREKAYHGVGFGGIAVGGLPNNRKWFGSNLLAVDHLPHTLDIARNAFSRGLPKFGIEKAEELENIIALQDPSTIAAVIVEPISGSAGVILPPPGYLKRLREITARHGILLIFDEVITGFGRVGAPFAATRWDLTPDIITTAKGLTNGTVPMGAVFISSSIQDAFMQGPPEVIDFFHGYTYSGHPLAAAAGMATLDVYQREELLTRALEKEALFADKVHSLKGLANVIDIRNIGLVAGIELAPREGAVGQRGFEVFERCFNAGALVRCTGDIIALSPPLIIEEPQMEQLVTILADAISATA, from the coding sequence ATGCGTACGGCAACACAAACCGAGGCCATGGATGCCTTTTGGATGCCCTTTACCGCCAACCGCCAATTTAAAAAAGCGCCGCGTATGCTGGTTTCGGCCAGCGGCATGTATTACCAAGACCAACAGGGCCATTCGGTGCTGGACGGTACTGCCGGGCTTTGGTGTTGTAATGCCGGCCATGGCCGCCAGGAGATCGCAGCAGCGATAAGCCAGCAGGCCACCCAGCTCGACTACGCCCCCTGCTTTCAAATGGGCCACCCACTGCCTTTTGCCTTTGCCGAACGCTTAGCCGATTTAGCGCCCAAGGGCTTAGATAAGGTATTTTTTACCAACTCCGGTTCAGAGTCAGTCGATACAGCGCTAAAAGTCGCCCTTGCCTACCAACGCCTGATTGGCCAAGGCAGCCGTACCCGTATCATCGGCCGCGAAAAGGCCTACCACGGTGTCGGTTTTGGCGGTATTGCCGTTGGTGGCCTGCCCAATAACCGTAAGTGGTTTGGCAGCAACTTGTTGGCGGTGGACCACCTGCCCCACACCTTAGATATCGCCCGTAATGCCTTTAGCCGCGGCCTGCCAAAATTCGGTATAGAAAAAGCCGAAGAGCTGGAAAACATCATCGCCTTGCAAGACCCGTCCACCATTGCCGCGGTTATTGTTGAACCCATCAGTGGCTCGGCCGGGGTGATATTGCCGCCGCCAGGCTATTTAAAACGGCTGCGGGAGATAACAGCCCGGCACGGCATTTTGCTGATTTTTGATGAGGTGATTACCGGTTTTGGCCGCGTTGGTGCCCCTTTTGCGGCAACGCGCTGGGATCTTACCCCCGACATCATCACCACCGCCAAAGGCCTGACCAATGGCACCGTGCCCATGGGCGCTGTCTTTATCAGCAGCAGTATTCAAGACGCCTTTATGCAGGGGCCGCCAGAGGTGATTGATTTTTTCCACGGCTATACCTATTCCGGCCACCCACTAGCCGCCGCCGCCGGTATGGCAACACTGGATGTTTACCAGCGCGAAGAGCTGCTCACCCGAGCCCTGGAAAAAGAAGCGCTTTTTGCCGACAAAGTGCATAGCCTTAAAGGCCTTGCCAATGTGATTGATATTCGCAACATCGGCCTGGTAGCCGGTATTGAACTGGCCCCTAGGGAGGGCGCTGTTGGCCAACGCGGCTTTGAGGTGTTTGAGCGCTGCTTTAACGCCGGCGCGCTGGTGCGCTGCACCGGCGACATTATTGCCCTGAGCCCACCGCTTATTATTGAAGAGCCGCAAATGGAGCAACTGGTGACCATTTTGGCCGATGCCATTAGCGCCACAGCCTAG
- the mutS gene encoding DNA mismatch repair protein MutS, with protein sequence MTGDALSQHTPMMQQYLRIKAEHPEVLLFYRMGDFYELFYDDAKKAAALLDISLTARGQSGGQKIPMAGVPYHAVEGYLAKVVALGESVAICEQIGDPATSKGPVERQVVRIVTPGTVSDEALLKEKRDNLLAAVYGKDGRYGYATLDITSGRFLVSEPGGIDDLKAELQRTNPAELLYPEDFDTTLLGDRKGLRRRPQWEFDIDTAQRTLTQQFATRDLVGFGVQDAKRALCAAGCLLQYLKDTQRTALPHIRAIKLEAEDEAVVLDAATRRNLEITQNLAGGSDNTLFSVLDRCATPMGSRLLGRWLHRPLRDIKVINARLDAIAELSNQLQDAALSELMKQVGDLERVMARVALRSARPRDLVRVRTALAVMPDISALLADNSGRLKALKDACAPMPELLDLLNRAIIDNPPVLIRDGGVIRPGYNSELDEYRALSKGATDFLEHIEARERERTGISTLKVGFNRVHGYFIELTRAQSHLAPTDYQRRQTLKNTERYIIPELKEYEDKVLTSQGKALALEKQLYEALFDQLHPHLEPLLRLADACAELDVLSNLCERSQTLNYCQPKLSSERGIAINGGRHPVVEVVLDSPFIANPVMLSDSKQMLMVTGPNMGGKSTYMRQTALITLLAHIGSPVPADSADIGLVDRIFTRIGAADDLASGRSTFMVEMTETATILNNATDKSLVLMDEIGRGTSTYDGLSLAWAVADFLARQSRSLTLFATHYFELTALAEQLAGVDNVHLDAVEHGDTVTFMHAVQSGPASKSFGLQVALLAGVPKAVVKAARQKLNELEGQPVLSAPANGEKQLDLLFSEEPEVITRLKNLDVDALSPRDALMLLYQLKSDANQ encoded by the coding sequence ATGACCGGCGACGCGCTCTCCCAGCATACCCCCATGATGCAGCAATACCTGCGAATTAAAGCCGAGCACCCCGAGGTGCTGCTCTTCTACCGAATGGGGGACTTTTATGAGCTTTTTTATGACGATGCCAAAAAGGCCGCGGCGCTTTTAGACATTTCCCTGACCGCTCGTGGCCAAAGTGGCGGCCAGAAAATCCCCATGGCAGGTGTGCCTTACCACGCCGTGGAAGGTTATTTGGCCAAAGTAGTGGCGCTGGGCGAATCGGTGGCCATTTGCGAACAAATTGGCGACCCGGCCACATCCAAAGGCCCGGTTGAACGGCAAGTGGTACGCATTGTTACCCCGGGTACCGTGAGTGACGAGGCACTTTTAAAAGAAAAGCGCGACAACCTGCTAGCCGCCGTTTATGGCAAAGATGGCCGTTACGGTTATGCCACCTTAGACATTACCTCTGGCCGCTTTTTGGTGTCGGAACCGGGCGGCATTGACGACTTAAAAGCCGAGCTGCAACGCACCAACCCCGCAGAGCTGTTGTACCCGGAAGACTTTGACACAACACTTTTGGGCGACAGAAAAGGCCTTCGTCGCCGGCCGCAGTGGGAATTTGATATCGACACTGCCCAGCGCACCCTCACCCAGCAATTTGCGACGCGCGACTTGGTGGGGTTTGGGGTGCAAGACGCCAAGCGCGCCCTGTGCGCCGCTGGCTGCTTGCTGCAATACCTCAAAGACACCCAGCGCACCGCCCTGCCGCATATTCGCGCCATCAAACTGGAAGCCGAAGACGAAGCCGTGGTGCTGGATGCCGCTACTAGGCGTAACTTGGAAATCACCCAAAACTTGGCCGGTGGCAGCGACAACACCCTCTTCTCGGTGCTTGACCGCTGCGCAACACCAATGGGTTCACGCCTTTTAGGGCGCTGGCTGCACCGGCCATTAAGAGACATTAAGGTGATAAACGCTCGCCTTGACGCTATCGCTGAACTTAGCAACCAGCTGCAAGATGCCGCCCTTAGCGAATTAATGAAGCAGGTTGGCGATTTAGAGCGGGTGATGGCGCGGGTGGCACTGCGTTCAGCGCGGCCACGGGATTTAGTCAGGGTGCGCACCGCTCTGGCAGTGATGCCCGACATTAGCGCCTTGCTGGCCGACAACAGCGGCCGCCTTAAGGCATTAAAAGACGCCTGCGCGCCAATGCCCGAGCTGCTGGATTTATTAAACCGCGCCATTATTGATAACCCGCCGGTGCTCATTCGTGACGGCGGCGTTATTCGCCCCGGCTATAACAGCGAACTGGACGAATACCGGGCGCTGTCAAAAGGGGCCACCGACTTTTTAGAACATATCGAGGCGCGCGAGCGCGAGCGCACCGGCATCAGTACCCTGAAGGTTGGTTTTAACCGGGTTCATGGCTACTTTATTGAACTGACCCGGGCGCAATCGCATCTGGCGCCCACCGATTATCAGCGCCGCCAAACCCTGAAAAACACCGAGCGCTACATTATTCCTGAATTGAAAGAGTACGAAGACAAAGTGCTCACCAGCCAAGGCAAAGCCCTGGCCCTTGAAAAGCAGCTTTATGAAGCGCTGTTTGACCAGTTGCACCCGCACCTTGAACCGCTACTGCGGCTTGCCGATGCCTGCGCCGAGCTCGATGTACTGAGTAACCTTTGCGAGCGCAGCCAAACCCTGAACTACTGCCAGCCAAAGCTCAGCAGCGAACGAGGCATAGCCATTAACGGCGGCCGCCACCCGGTGGTGGAAGTGGTACTCGACAGCCCCTTCATTGCCAACCCGGTGATGCTTTCTGACAGCAAACAAATGCTGATGGTAACCGGCCCCAACATGGGCGGTAAATCCACCTACATGCGCCAGACTGCGCTTATCACCCTGCTGGCGCATATTGGCAGCCCAGTACCGGCCGACAGCGCCGACATCGGCCTGGTAGACCGCATTTTCACCCGCATTGGCGCTGCTGACGATCTGGCATCTGGCCGCTCCACCTTTATGGTGGAAATGACCGAAACCGCCACCATTTTGAACAATGCCACCGACAAAAGCCTGGTGCTGATGGACGAAATTGGCCGCGGCACCTCCACCTACGACGGCCTGTCGCTGGCCTGGGCGGTGGCCGATTTTCTAGCTCGCCAAAGCCGCAGCCTGACCCTGTTCGCCACCCATTACTTTGAGCTAACCGCCCTGGCAGAGCAGCTTGCCGGGGTGGATAATGTGCACTTAGACGCCGTAGAACATGGCGACACCGTCACCTTTATGCACGCGGTACAAAGCGGCCCTGCCAGCAAAAGCTTTGGCTTGCAGGTAGCGCTGTTGGCCGGGGTGCCAAAAGCTGTGGTCAAAGCGGCGCGCCAAAAGCTTAACGAGCTGGAAGGCCAACCGGTGTTAAGCGCGCCGGCCAACGGTGAAAAACAGCTGGATTTACTCTTCAGTGAAGAGCCCGAGGTGATCACTCGCCTTAAAAATCTTGATGTAGACGCCCTTAGCCCTCGCGATGCATTAATGCTGCTTTATCAGCTAAAAAGCGACGCCAACCAATAA
- a CDS encoding aldehyde dehydrogenase, giving the protein MAQSYSKAYWQQQAAALTIEHRAFIDGHYCQSQSGETFDCVSPIDGRLLAKVASCDASDTNLAVASARRAFNDGRWRLMAPVERKAVLLKLAALIDEHKEELALLETLDMGKPISDSLAVDIFATARAIRWHAEAIDKVYDEVAPTSDNELGLVTREPVGVVAAIVPWNFPLLMASWKLGPALATGNSVILKPSEKSPLTAIRFAALAKAAGLPDGVLNVLPGFGHSVGKALALHMDVDTLVFTGSTATAKQLMVYAGQSNMKRVWLEAGGKSPNIVFADAPDLDAAAEAAASAICYNQGEVCTAGSRLLVQETILETFIEKVAAAMAKWQPGDPLDPATNIGAVADSGQLERIKALVAKGQEQGAKVVVGGSAADINPHGFYMQPTLFTGVNNNMAIAQQEIFGPVLSAISFRDMDEALAIANDSDYGLAAGVWTQDLSKAHRMAKGLRTGMVWVNQWDGGDMTAPFGGYKQSGNGRDKSLHAIDKYTELKATWIKL; this is encoded by the coding sequence ATGGCACAGTCATACAGCAAGGCCTATTGGCAGCAACAAGCGGCGGCATTAACTATCGAGCATAGGGCCTTTATTGATGGCCATTACTGCCAGAGTCAAAGCGGCGAGACGTTTGATTGCGTCAGCCCCATTGATGGGCGCTTGCTGGCGAAGGTTGCCAGCTGCGACGCAAGTGATACCAACCTGGCGGTGGCCAGTGCCCGGCGCGCCTTTAATGATGGCCGCTGGCGGTTAATGGCGCCGGTTGAGCGTAAGGCGGTGCTGTTAAAACTGGCTGCACTTATTGATGAGCACAAGGAGGAGCTGGCACTTCTTGAAACCCTGGATATGGGCAAACCCATTAGTGACTCGCTGGCGGTGGACATATTCGCCACTGCCCGTGCCATACGCTGGCACGCCGAAGCCATTGATAAAGTCTACGACGAGGTGGCGCCCACCAGTGACAACGAACTGGGGTTAGTCACGCGCGAACCGGTGGGCGTGGTCGCTGCCATTGTTCCCTGGAACTTTCCACTACTGATGGCCAGTTGGAAACTGGGGCCTGCCCTTGCCACCGGCAATAGCGTTATCTTAAAACCGTCAGAAAAGTCCCCCCTAACCGCCATTCGTTTTGCGGCGCTTGCCAAAGCCGCAGGCTTGCCAGACGGCGTGCTTAATGTGTTACCGGGTTTTGGCCACAGCGTGGGTAAAGCGCTGGCGCTTCATATGGATGTGGACACCCTGGTCTTTACCGGCTCTACCGCCACCGCCAAACAGCTGATGGTGTATGCCGGCCAGTCCAACATGAAGCGGGTATGGCTGGAAGCAGGCGGTAAAAGCCCCAACATTGTCTTTGCCGACGCTCCCGATTTAGACGCCGCGGCCGAAGCAGCGGCCTCTGCCATTTGTTACAACCAGGGGGAAGTCTGCACCGCGGGCTCAAGGCTGTTGGTGCAAGAGACTATCTTGGAAACTTTTATCGAAAAAGTGGCGGCGGCGATGGCCAAATGGCAACCGGGCGACCCGCTGGATCCGGCCACCAATATTGGCGCCGTGGCCGACAGCGGCCAGCTTGAGCGCATTAAGGCCTTGGTGGCCAAGGGCCAGGAGCAAGGGGCGAAAGTGGTTGTGGGCGGCAGCGCTGCCGATATCAACCCCCACGGCTTTTATATGCAGCCCACCTTATTTACTGGCGTTAATAACAACATGGCCATTGCCCAGCAGGAGATCTTCGGGCCTGTGCTGTCGGCCATCAGCTTTCGCGACATGGACGAAGCCCTGGCCATTGCTAACGACAGCGACTATGGCCTGGCCGCCGGGGTTTGGACCCAGGATCTCAGTAAGGCCCACCGCATGGCCAAAGGGCTTCGTACCGGCATGGTGTGGGTAAATCAATGGGACGGCGGCGATATGACGGCGCCTTTTGGTGGCTACAAGCAGTCGGGCAATGGCCGTGACAAATCCTTGCACGCCATCGATAAATACACCGAGCTAAAAGCCACCTGGATAAAGCTCTGA